AGACCGGCCTCCTCATCAACTTCGGCGCCGAAAGCCTCCAGTTCAAACGCAAGACCCGCACCTACCGCCCCCCCAATCCTGCAAAATCCTGTTAATCCTGTCCAAGAAACCCCCGCCATGCCAATCCGCGTCCTAAAATCCTTCCAAGACGACGCCGTCAAAAGCGGCGTGGACCTCTTCACCACCGCCAAGCGCCTGCTGGATGCCGCCGGCGCCGACGCCGCCGGCCGTGCGAACGCCATCAACCACAACGGCTACCTGCTGATCGAGGCGCCCACCGGTTCCGGTAAAACCCTCATGGCCGGCACCATCGTCGAACGTTTCAGCCACGTGGAGGATGTCGTCTGGTTCTGGTTCGCCCCCTTCAAAGGCGTCGTCGGCCAGACCGCCGCCGTCTTGCGCGAGGAGTTCCACGGCCTGCACTTCCGGGAGCTCGCGGATGATCGTTCCATCAACCAGTCACGACGCGCTGATGTCTTCGTCACCACCTGGCAGGCCGTGGCCACGCGCCTCAAGGACAAACGCAACGTCCGCAAGGAGTCGGACAACAACCCGTCCATGGATACCCTCATCGAAGCCCTTCGCGACCAGGGGCTTCGCATTGGCGTCGTGGTGGACGAGGCCCACCACGGCTTCGGCCAGAAGACCCTCGCCGCGCAGTTCTTCAAAGAAGTTCTCCGGCCCGAGTACACCATTCTTATCACCGCCACGCCGGACGATGCCGATGTCACCGCCTTCGAGGATGCCATGGGCATTGCCGAACTTCAGCGCATCCGCGTCAGCCGCGCGGATGCCGTCAAGTCGGGCCTGATCAAGTCCGGCGTCAAGTGCGCCGCCTATTTTGTCGATCCCGAGAAACGCGCGCTGGTTGACTTGACCGCCACCGCCCTGCGCGACGGCGTTGCCGCGCACCGCACGCTCAAGAAGCAGTTGGAGGAGATGAACATTCCCCTGACGCCGCTTCTGCTGGTGCAGGCCGATTCCAGTGACAAGAGCGTGGACCGCCTCAAATCGGTGCTGCTGCGCATGGGATTCACAGACGAACAGGTCGCCGTCCACACCGCCGACGAACCGGACGCCGACATCCTCGCGCTGGCCAACGACGAACGGCGCGAGGTGCTTATCTTCAAGATGGCCGTGGCCCTGGGGTTTGATGCCCCGCGCGCTTTCACCCTTGTCTCCATGCGCGCCAGTCGCGACCCGGACTTCGGTGTCCAACTGGTCGGCCGCATCCTGCGCGTCCACCGCCGTCTCCAGGGCCGCGCCCAGTCCGGCACACTCCCCGACGCGCTCAATTACGGTTACGTCTTTCTGGCCGATCCAGAGACACAGACTGGCCTCGACATCGCCGGTCAGAAGATCAACGCCATTCAGACCGAGTACGCCAAGGCCAGCACCGCCACCGTCGTCCTGCACTACGGCGACGGCGTTTCCGGCGTCAGCACGGTCGAGGCAAACGGCCAGACCAGCTTCTTCGGTCTCGCATCTGAGACCGCCCCGCAGACAACCGGCGCCGCTGCCGTCAGCGATGTCGCCACCACGACCACCGGTAGGGTCGCCTACATCCCCAACTTCGACTTCGGCACCTTCTTCGGCGCCAACCCACCGCCACCCGCG
This is a stretch of genomic DNA from Lentisphaerota bacterium. It encodes these proteins:
- a CDS encoding DNA/RNA helicase, coding for MPIRVLKSFQDDAVKSGVDLFTTAKRLLDAAGADAAGRANAINHNGYLLIEAPTGSGKTLMAGTIVERFSHVEDVVWFWFAPFKGVVGQTAAVLREEFHGLHFRELADDRSINQSRRADVFVTTWQAVATRLKDKRNVRKESDNNPSMDTLIEALRDQGLRIGVVVDEAHHGFGQKTLAAQFFKEVLRPEYTILITATPDDADVTAFEDAMGIAELQRIRVSRADAVKSGLIKSGVKCAAYFVDPEKRALVDLTATALRDGVAAHRTLKKQLEEMNIPLTPLLLVQADSSDKSVDRLKSVLLRMGFTDEQVAVHTADEPDADILALANDERREVLIFKMAVALGFDAPRAFTLVSMRASRDPDFGVQLVGRILRVHRRLQGRAQSGTLPDALNYGYVFLADPETQTGLDIAGQKINAIQTEYAKASTATVVLHYGDGVSGVSTVEANGQTSFFGLASETAPQTTGAAAVSDVATTTTGRVAYIPNFDFGTFFGANPPPPAPGPSANTPAKVCGSPGSHRYQLRPGMPRRFKTQVVCPDIEVTEEECAERFIVSTRDLLEAMKTQVPVERRTLDVFTHTFQQEFDFSADLSPTQAAEAAHRVLCRNKTFDPKGLLQALRRKLQKVMQDETMPEAQAPEKVACFLDVILATHPELLLEAQKAAHAKHAQILAADDLPSELVWAEPLPKSPRNVYGVMPAGLNTWEEPFAQLLDRDMNRLVKWWHRNEPHKPWSVNVLMPDGRGFFPDFVIGIEGRQTEDGGLLADPKLYYQRDDEAPKVLAEHRIYGHVMILSLDGVRWMIVGYDEKAQKPILAKEFRLTDMIDF